Part of the Rana temporaria chromosome 11, aRanTem1.1, whole genome shotgun sequence genome, tttgagaggcaagtgctgtattcacaaagcacttgcgtctaaagttaccggggcgtatcgtaaatgttcCGGCGTAAACGCGccaaaatcaaatgaggaacaggggggcgtgttttatgtaaactaagcatgaccccatgtaaatgattcaTTTTTCGAAAGGCGCAtgttcagtatcacgtcgaattttcaaatcaaATTACGCCCGCTTAATGCCtagaatttacgcaaagccctattcgcgatcgttttacgcaaacaacgtaaacgacggaaaattagacgctggcccgacgtccatacttaacattgcgtacgcctcagagagcaggggtaactatacgctggaagaagctttatgcaaacgacgtaaaaaaatgcgccgggcggacgtacgttctgagaatcagtgtatctagctaatttgcatactctacgcagaaatcaacagaagcgccagcgccagcgtaaatatgcacctaagatccgacggcgtactaagacgtacgtcagtcggatctagcccacattcaggcgtatcttgttttgtgaatacaaaacaaagatacgccggcgcatcgtagatcttacacggcgtatcaatagatacgccgccgtaagttcttcgtggatctgggccataatctgGCCTTGCATTGCCCTTATCTTATCTAATACCAAGTGCCTGGCCACCTAGCGGCAAAGGAGAGAAGTGCAGAAATTACAGACTTATTATAAACTCAAATGATCCTCAACAATTAGCCAAGGtagctatacctggcaggtaagtctaggagcaaccctgcctaaacaccagggtgctacacgttcaatacttattttacctgctgtataTCGGTGCACAAATTCCGTAAACGTTGTGTGGGAAAAATTTCCagaaattaattttttactaTGTATCCAAATCTGCTACCAAATTAAAACCtaatcattaaaaataaataaataataataatagaaaacatGTATAATATGTTAGGGTAGACAAAAATATTAAAGGGTATAATGTACAGAACTGATGCATCatggaaacaaaaagaaaacctcTGGGACTCAAGAGGATTTGGATAGAAAAAGCCCGGGATTTAAATGATAAAGTAATAAGAAGAGAGCTGTTTTTCCCTTGAGAAAGGGGGACACCCCCGAGACATGCATCCTCATGGCAACCCAGGAAGCTTGATCAGGAAGCATCCAGCACGCATACACATGCTTGCAGTGCTCTGTGAGCTCCGCTGCGGAGCAGACCTCAGCCAAGGGTGCATGCGATCCTTTCTCCTGCCTGCCTGCAGTGAGCGAGAGAAGCTGTTATGAAACTTGGTGTATCCCTGGCCAGGATTTTTCTGTGATCTATGTGGAATGTTTAAAGACGCACACCTGATCTGGTTAATGTGAGTGCATttgatttatttatgttttcaGTTTAATGAAGTGTTCTTCTGCACTAGTTGTGTGCTTTCCTTTTTTCCCTTATGTTATAAAGCAATAAGCCTTGAGGAAGCTGAAAtctgtggcggtgcgtccataaagggcgcacgggcaccaccccctctctcctgtcacctcTTTCTCACCATagctagattcatgcattgcatgaatctatctatgatcACAGCTGCcacggccaccccctattcatgtgcccgaCCCCTTTTCGGGCACCGGAATTAGAGCggtggggtattttttggaagcacttgATTAGAGCCGTAACACTTGGCGCCATGCTGGgtgctcgctgttcactcagcgttgttagGAAAGAGATTGGttgccgctgtgattggacatcgcctatcaggcatccaatcatagcagaggacgggaagagaggatgggagaagacatcgaggagcgcaTAGGACAGCGCCAGAAGTGACCCGCTGCTCCACCGAGCCGGGTGTGCGGGGATgcagtggcagtatttgatgggcacagtagcggcaattggtgggcacagtagcggcaggtgatgggcacactggcggaagatgatgggcacagcagtggcaatttatgggcacagtagcagcaattgatgggcacagtagcggcaattgatgggcacagtagcggcaattgatgggcacagtgtgagcaattgatgggtacagactTATCTGCGTTtgattgctagagcatttttttttcacgatcgtgtgtaggaaatgtcgttttaatgatcaagttgaaaaaaactttttttctagagcctgaaaaactttgttttttacaacccgaaaaattatcgtgtgtacacggcataagaacaGGTGTGGTGGacgtaaaaataaaatgaatatattaCTTAGTTAGtgttagaatcactgaaatgttttctctttcctatattccttatgctgtttatttgtttttatacgcattatgcatatgtatgtatgggtatgtgtTGCAATGCAGATATTATGTTGTAAAAGTTACCATTTGAAATGGAGATACAAAAGGACTATTATCAAGAACAGATATGGACTTGCGCAAggacccctcccccttcccctcactCGGAGCTTGTGTGACTTTTGAAAGGAAACCCCTGCCTTTTGGATGACTGAAGGTActtttgggtagattcaggtaggggcgcgctaatttgcggcggcgtagcgggtatacactacgccgccttaagtaagagaggcaagtacatgattcacaaagtacttgcccccttacttagggcggcgtagtgtaaacgcggcgggcgtaagggcgcctaattcaaatgggttggaggggggcgtgtttaatggcaatgaggcttgacctcaggtttttgacgtttttcggctactgcgcatgcgccgggcgcctacatttcccagtgcgcattgcggctccgtacgggcctattgatttcgacgtggacgtaaatgacgtaactcccgattcgcggacgacttacgcaaacaacgtaaaaaattcgaacctcgcggcgggaacggcggccatactttaacattgttattccacctaataggtggaataactttaggcctcctaaggccttacggaaacggcgtaaatcgactgcggcggccgggcgtacgttcgtgaatcggcgtacaaactcatttacataatctacgccgaccgcaatggaagcgccacctagcggccttccgaaaaattgcaatctaagataggacggcgcaagccgtcctatcttagatatgtttaagcgtatctctgtttgagcacacgcttaaacatacgttggcgtagattctgagttaggccggcttatctactgataagtcggcctaactcttactgaatctacctatctgaaTCTTGTAACAAGAACTGTTTATGCTAAATATGAACTTCTCCTCCTACTCTCTTTTTTTACATGGGTTTGAGGAGAGAACCCTTACAAAGCTGACCAAGGAACCCCTGTGTTTTAGTATTAAACAAAGACTTAGACATGTGCTCACAGGGGGGCGTGTGAATGGGAGGGTGAGGGGTGGGGCAGTGGGTGATTGGGAGGGTAGAGTGGGTGTggatgtataatgtgaaccaatcagcaTGCATATGTCTTGTGATTTCATGTGGCTAATAAAACTATAGTGAGAggacctcctctctctctttctactcTGGCAACCAAGGAAAGCAGTGTGTGTGCATTTCTTGCTATAGTGTCTGAGCCGGTAAAGCAGTGCAGGTTTACCCTGTCTTGTGTCAGGAAATTAATCTTTAACAATGGTAAgcttcaaaatgttttttcttttgggtgtaataccactttaatgattttttttattacattttttttttttaccaaagaaggcATACTGATTCCCTTTCCTTTAACTTAACAGTGGACCGAACCTCAGGCGTCATGGTCAGAATGAGATTTATTGGCTGTGTGCTGGCTGTGCTGACTTTTgttcatatattattattattgttactacATCAGCAAAAAGTAAAGCATATACGAAAAAAAGAGAAAGTCCATCTGCTGATTATTTCTACATGGAGGTCAGGTTCATCTCTGGTTGGTCAGTTTTTTAGCCAGCACCCCGATGTCTTCTACCTGATGGAGCCAGCTTGGCACGTATGGAAGTCTAAGCCTTACTCCAGTGCACATGATCTTCACGTGCCAGTGATTGAATTAATCCGATCGATCTTCAAATGTGACATGTCTGCGTTTGACACCTACGTGACAAATATGAATGTTTCTGACCTTTTTCTGTGGTACAATAATAGAGCCTTGTGTACACCACCAGCATGCAATTATCTTTCTCGTGATAAATACGTTAATGTGACAGCATGTAAACAACTTTGTGGAAATGATTCAATTAGTAAAACGGAAGACGCCTGCAACAGGTACAGTCACATTGTTGTAAAGGAGGTTCGAATTTTTGACCTCAGTGTGATCTATCCTCTTCTAAAAGACCCTTCATTAAACCTCAAGGTTCTTCATTTAGTACGTGACCCGCGGGCTGTCGCAAAGTCCCGCAATCAAACCTTTAGAGCACTAGCTGTTGACAACGGCCATGTCCTCAACACGAAAGGAAGAAAAATAAACGATACGCAATTCCTTGTATTACGAGAAATCTGCCAAAGTCATGCTAACATGTACAAGATGGCTACCAAAGACCCGCCTACATTTCTCAATGGAAGATATATGATGGTTAGATATGAGGACTTGGTACAAGATCCTTTAGGAAAAGTACAAGAGATGTATAAGTTTGTAAATTTAGAAATGACTGAACAGGTAAGTGAATGGATTTCTAATGTTACACATGGTCAAGGACTACCTACCCGAAAGGAAGCCTTTGAGATCACCTCGCGGGATGCGTTAAATGTCTCCCAAGCTTGGAGGACCATGCTACCATTTCAGAAAGTCTTACAAATACAGGATGTATGCAAGGATGCAATGAATGCATTTCAGTATCAGTTCATGAAATCTGAGTCACAACAAAGGGATTTGTCGTTGGATTCCATCTTGCCAAGGACAAAGCATTAAGCCTcgttcacacgatcggactttcagcaaacgtttccgtggattttggtctaaAGGGcggtggccgtgaacttgttgattgattgatttttgagcttagttaagcgccaaatgcccactgtgaagtgagcgtctaagcgccgctggtgagatgttacttgcgccaaatgcccactgtgaagtgagcgtctaagctc contains:
- the LOC120916975 gene encoding carbohydrate sulfotransferase 5-like, encoding MVRMRFIGCVLAVLTFVHILLLLLLHQQKVKHIRKKEKVHLLIISTWRSGSSLVGQFFSQHPDVFYLMEPAWHVWKSKPYSSAHDLHVPVIELIRSIFKCDMSAFDTYVTNMNVSDLFLWYNNRALCTPPACNYLSRDKYVNVTACKQLCGNDSISKTEDACNRYSHIVVKEVRIFDLSVIYPLLKDPSLNLKVLHLVRDPRAVAKSRNQTFRALAVDNGHVLNTKGRKINDTQFLVLREICQSHANMYKMATKDPPTFLNGRYMMVRYEDLVQDPLGKVQEMYKFVNLEMTEQVSEWISNVTHGQGLPTRKEAFEITSRDALNVSQAWRTMLPFQKVLQIQDVCKDAMNAFQYQFMKSESQQRDLSLDSILPRTKH